A window of Tripterygium wilfordii isolate XIE 37 chromosome 7, ASM1340144v1, whole genome shotgun sequence contains these coding sequences:
- the LOC120003011 gene encoding uncharacterized protein LOC120003011, with protein sequence MANGADPEGFVVRSTVRTGLKREFAFALKAQSEISGLLGRTRARRVQNGSPGGGFYQNTTGINNKRLKTDGSEDRAAEVLEGNETVEAVSEEEAKSDVFDPDKTNLVESPNNDVEEEVPAKGLVTEADLKEGDKAMELDESEKEREMNTDVPKALVKSEREMNKDAPKALVKSDAQEEEWRKCSLPKLVDNKNDGDLERKNGEDLKDGACWSARKLVVSDDDRKVEDVLANGDLRKYEGDSRYEEVSSKSLLISVEDTVRKEDDILLTGDLKKQGKNSEQNQEGVRGLWIDSVKTYSKVDSTLSLDDPLRRFTRSALKGKAVMPVVTKSVGKCGVGESNGNLITGGNTVGGRSVGNPMSSSKNSVWKKFPAKLKELLDSGILEGVKVTYIRGPKVRGQGETGLQGEVRGSGILCFCNRCRGNEVCTPTVFELHAGSANKRPPEYIYLENGNTLRDVMNACKDASLQMLGEAIRNVVDCPSIKKSTFCLNCRGSLSEAGSGKSVILCDSCAGIIDSQSSLVQTADTSHGEGHQTADSGHGDGHQTADTVPGHGHQTADTGHRDGHQTNDTGHGTTKQDPAPNSFERVLKSSSSQNKSQGRVTRKDLRLHKLVFEEDVLPDGTEVAYYARGKKLLVGYKNGFGIICTCCNSEVSPSTFEAHAGWASRRKPYLHIYTSNGVSLHELSISLSKDRRFSSNDNDDLCHYCYDGGDLLCCDGCPRAFHPHCLFLSVSEIPCGTWYCKFCKNMFQKEKFVEHNANAIAAGRVAGVDPIEQITKRCIRIVKSPEAQFGGCVLCRSHDFSKIKFGPRTVILCDQCEKEFHVGCLKDHNMDDLKELPEGNWFCCSNCNRIHSALQKLVVHGEERLPEPSLNALKKKHEENGLESVADLEISWRVLSGKMSASTETRVLLNEAIDIFHERFDPIIDPSIKSGNSTRDLIPAMTYGRNFKGQELGGMYCAVLMVNHVVVSAGIFRILGQELAELPLVATRSSSQGQGYFGLLFSCIEKLVGFLTVKNLVLPAAEEAESIWLNKFGFSKLSPEELFEYRKTYQMMIFQGTSMLRKPVPRCRIIDKSKNA encoded by the exons ATGGCCAACGGTGCGGATCCGGAGGGGTTCGTGGTGCGTTCTACTGTTCGAACGGGCTTAAAGAGGGAGTTCGCATTCGCTTTGAAGGCCCAGTCTGAGATCTCCGGGTTATTGGGGCGTACTCGAGCTAGGCGGGTTCAGAACGGGTCACCAGGAGGTGGGTTCTATCAGAATACCACCGGCATCAACAACAAGCGCTTAAAGACCGATGGCTCCGAAGACAGGGCCGCAGAAGTTCTGGAGGGGAATGAGACTGTCGAAGCTGTGAGTGAAGAGGAGGCCAAAAGCGACGTGTTTGATCCTGATAAAACTAATTTGGTTGAATCCCCAAATAATGATGTGGAGGAAGAGGTTCCTGCTAAGGGATTGGTGACGGAAGCGGATTTGAAAGAGGGTGATAAAGCAATGGAGTTGGACGAGAGCGAGAAGGAGAGGGAGATGAATACAGACGTGCCAAAGGCATTAGTCAAATCGGAGAGGGAGATGAATAAAGACGCGCCAAAGGCATTAGTCAAATCAGATGCACAGGAGGAGGAATGGCGAAAGTGTTCATTGCCAAAGTTGGTCGATAACAAAAATGATGGAGACTTAGAAAGGAAGAATGGCGAGGATTTGAAGGATGGAGCTTGTTGGTCTGCACGGAAGTTGGTGGTTAGCGATGATGATAGAAAGGTGGAGGACGTGCTAGCTAATGGGGATTTGAGGAAATATGAAGGGGATTCTCGATATGAAGAAGTGTCTAGTAAATCGTTACTGATTTCAGTTGAAGATACTGTTAGGAAGGAAGATGATATACTGTTGACAGGGGATTTGAAGAAACAAGGAAAGAATTCTGAACAAAACCAGGAAGGGGTTCGTGGCCTGTGGATTGACTCGGTAAAAACTTATAGCAAAGTTGATAGTACTTTGTCGCTGGACGATCCTTTGAGAAGATTTACACGGTCTGCATTGAAAGGTAAGGCAGTGATGCCTGTGGTGACTAAATCCGTGGGAAAATGTGGTGTGGGAGAGAGTAATGGGAACCTAATTACGGGTGGCAATACTGTTGGTGGACGGTCGGTTGGTAATCCTATGAGTTCGTCGAAGAATTCTGTTTGGAAGAAGTTCCCTGCCAAGTTAAAGGAACTTCTTGATTCGGGTATACTGGAGGGGGTGAAAGTGACGTATATCCGAGGTCCAAAG GTAAGAGGACAAGGAGAAACTGGGCTTCAAGGAGAGGTCAGGGGCTCTGGGATATTATGCTTTTGCAATAGATGCCGAGGGAATGAA GTTTGTACACCAACTGTTTTTGAGCTGCATGCTGGCAGCGCAAACAAACGTCCACCAGAATATATATACCTGGAGAATGGGAATACACTTCGGGATGTCATGAATGCATGCAAAGATGCCTCCCTGCAGATGTTGGGGGAAGCAATCAGAAACGTTGTTGATTGTCCATCCATAAAGAAATCGACATTCTGTCTGAATTGCAGAG GGTCTCTTTCTGAAGCTGGCTCTGGAAAATCAGTCATACTTTGTGATTCATGTGCCGGGATAATAGACTCTCAATCTAGCTTGGTGCAAACAGCTGATACTAGTCATGGGGAAGGACACCAAACAGCTGATAGTGGTCATGGGGATGGACACCAAACAGCGGATACTGTTCCTGGGCATGGACACCAAACTGCTGATACTGGTCATCGTGATGGACACCAAACAAACGATACTGGTCATGG AACTACAAAGCAAGACCCAGCTCCGAATTCATTTGAGAGGGTGCTAAAGTCCAGTTCCTCACAAAATAAAAGTCAAGGAAGAGTAACTAGAAA GGATCTGCGGTTGCATAAGTTGGTTTTTGAAGAAGATGTATTACCAGATGGAACTGAAGTAGCATATTATGCTCGTGGGAAG AAATTGCTGGTTGGTTATAAGAATGGATTTGGAATTATTTGCACATGCTGCAATAGTGAG GTCAGTCCCTCAACATTTGAAGCACATGCTGGCTGGGCATCTCGACGCAAACc TTATTTACACATTTACACTTCTAACGGTGTATCGCTCCATGAATTGTCAATATCTCTATCAAAAGATCGGAGGTTTTCTTCAAATGATAATGACGACCTTTGCCATTACTGCTACGATGGAGGGGACTTGTTGTGTTGTGATGGATGTCCAAGGGCTTTTCACCCAC ATTGTCTTTTTCTGTCAGTGTCAGAAATCCCTTGTGGCACCTGGTACTGCAAATTCTGTAAGAATATGTTCCAGAAGGAAAAATTTGTGGAACATAACGCTAATGCCATAGCAGCTGGTCGAGTTGCAGGAGTTGATCCTATTGAACAGATAACCAAGCGATGCATTCGAATTGTAAAATCTCCTGAGGCTCAATTTGGTGGATGTGTCTTGTGCAG AAGTCACGACTTCtccaaaataaaatttggtCCTCGCACTGTTATTCTTTGTGATCAG TGTGAGAAGGAATTTCATGTTGGCTGTTTGAAGGATCACAACATGGATGACCTTAAG GAGTTGCCAGAAGGAAATTGGTTTTGCTGTTCAAACTGCAACAGAATTCATTCTGCTTTGCAGAAGTTGGTTGTTCATGGGGAAGAAAGGCTTCCAGAACCGTCTTTAAATGCTTTAAAGAAGAAACATGAAGAAAACGGGTTAGAGAGTGTGGCGGACCTTGAAATAAGTTGGAGGGTTCTCAGTGGAAAGATGTCTGCTTCTACTGAGACTAGAGTGTTACTTAACGAGGCTATAGATATCTTTCAT GAACGGTTTGACCCCATTATTGATCCTTCAATTAAGTCTGGTAACAGTACACGGGACCTCATCCCTGCAATGACTTATGG AAGAAACTTCAAGGGCCAGGAACTTGGTGGAATGTATTGTGCTGTATTAATGGTCAA CCATGTTGTTGTCTCTGCTGGAATCTTTAGGATTTTGGGGCAGGAACTGGCAGAACTACCTTTGGTCGCTACAAGGTCCAGTAGCCAAGGACAG GGTTACTTCGGGTTGTTATTCTCTTGCATTGAGAAGCTTGTTGGCTTTCTCACTGTGAAGAACCTCGTGCTTCCTGCTGCAGAAGAAGCTGAATCTATCTGGTTAAATAAGTTTGGTTTCAGCAAGCTAAGCCCAGAAGAG CTTTTCGAGTATAGAAAAACTTACCAGATGATGATATTTCAAGGGACATCCATGCTGAGGAAACCAGTCCCAAGATGCCGAATTATTGACAAATCTAAGAATGCTTGA